From Acidovorax sp. FHTAMBA, one genomic window encodes:
- a CDS encoding DUF6352 family protein: protein MTFGTDFWLHCGFRTLVRTERGWLIPTGDYFVQVLARPELALVPESCAAEIALHESLAAQPLRAVSASELAAVQDDDARENYAVFLRFRDALQTAGTLEAYYLQLMRSGVVNVPAVFIDAVVQALLRNLLDNCNDAFEARAAEMLFRPQRITLQDGQMLAGDRETLDMLNETAGLGEVGRLLLQSGALQPTAQVKVLSADNAAQYWQESDRHHFLLDLTHELTQDLSHGLTFKMTRARSGLKALARVLERWVAHLLGVQVQIEPVHQVTDSAWRWHVGLDVESTAILNDLYQDRPVEAERMQRLVSLFKLTFANPAEMRADVAGKPVYLGLATNADGVVRIKPQNLLLNLPLASAS, encoded by the coding sequence ATGACGTTTGGGACTGATTTCTGGCTCCATTGCGGCTTTCGCACGCTGGTGCGCACTGAACGCGGGTGGCTGATCCCTACCGGTGACTACTTTGTACAGGTGCTGGCCCGCCCCGAGCTGGCGCTGGTACCCGAGTCATGCGCCGCAGAAATCGCCCTGCACGAATCGTTGGCGGCGCAGCCCTTGCGGGCTGTTTCAGCCAGTGAGCTGGCCGCTGTGCAGGACGACGACGCCCGCGAGAACTACGCGGTGTTTTTGCGCTTTCGCGATGCGCTGCAAACCGCCGGCACGCTAGAGGCCTACTACCTTCAACTCATGCGCAGTGGGGTGGTGAACGTTCCTGCCGTGTTCATCGACGCCGTGGTGCAGGCGCTGCTGCGCAACCTGCTGGACAACTGCAACGACGCCTTCGAAGCCCGCGCCGCCGAAATGCTGTTTCGTCCGCAACGCATTACCTTGCAAGACGGGCAAATGCTGGCGGGCGACCGGGAGACGCTTGACATGCTCAATGAGACCGCGGGCCTGGGCGAGGTGGGGCGCTTGCTGCTGCAAAGCGGCGCACTGCAGCCTACGGCGCAGGTCAAGGTGCTGTCGGCCGACAATGCGGCGCAATATTGGCAGGAGAGCGACCGCCACCACTTTCTGCTCGACCTGACCCATGAGCTGACGCAGGACCTGAGCCATGGGTTGACCTTCAAGATGACCCGCGCCCGCTCGGGCCTCAAGGCGCTGGCGCGGGTGCTGGAGCGCTGGGTCGCCCACTTGCTGGGCGTGCAAGTGCAGATCGAGCCTGTGCACCAGGTCACCGACAGCGCGTGGCGCTGGCATGTGGGGCTGGATGTGGAGTCCACTGCCATCCTGAATGATCTGTACCAGGATCGGCCGGTGGAGGCCGAGCGCATGCAGCGTCTGGTGAGCCTGTTCAAGCTGACTTTTGCCAACCCGGCCGAGATGCGCGCCGATGTGGCGGGCAAGCCGGTGTACTTGGGGCTCGCCACCAATGCTGATGGCGTGGTGCGCATCAAGCCGCAGAACCTGTTGCTCAATCTGCCGCTGGCATCGGCATCTTGA